In the genome of Meiothermus sp. QL-1, one region contains:
- a CDS encoding cob(I)yrinic acid a,c-diamide adenosyltransferase, protein MKIYTRTGDQGETGLYGAERVGKDHPRVEAYGTVDEANSAIGLARSLLPPAHRDIQADLEYLQNALFDLGADLATRMGSPYERNLVRMEAEDVARLEALIDRYQEEAPPFRGFVHPGGHPAAAALHLARTIARRAERRVVALMRQEAVNAEALRYLNRLSDLLFTLARVVNWREGVAEEAWLVKKRR, encoded by the coding sequence ATGAAGATCTACACCCGAACCGGCGACCAGGGGGAGACGGGGCTGTACGGGGCCGAACGGGTGGGCAAGGACCACCCCCGGGTAGAGGCCTATGGCACCGTGGACGAGGCCAACAGCGCGATTGGGCTGGCCCGCTCCCTTCTGCCCCCGGCCCACCGCGACATCCAGGCCGACCTGGAGTACCTGCAGAACGCTCTCTTCGACCTGGGGGCCGACCTGGCCACCCGGATGGGCAGCCCCTATGAGCGCAACCTGGTTCGGATGGAGGCCGAGGATGTGGCCCGGCTCGAGGCCCTGATCGACCGCTACCAGGAGGAGGCCCCCCCCTTCCGGGGCTTCGTCCATCCTGGCGGCCACCCCGCGGCGGCGGCTTTGCACCTGGCCCGCACCATCGCCCGCCGGGCCGAGCGGCGGGTGGTGGCCCTCATGCGCCAGGAAGCGGTCAACGCCGAGGCTTTGCGCTACCTCAACCGGCTTTCGGACCTGCTCTTCACCCTGGCCCGGGTAGTCAACTGGCGGGAGGGGGTGGCCGAGGAGGCCTGGCTGGTCAAAAAGCGGCGCTAG
- the gatB gene encoding Asp-tRNA(Asn)/Glu-tRNA(Gln) amidotransferase subunit GatB, giving the protein MSEFEAVVGLEIHLHLKTQSKMFCGCAADYFGEAPNTRTCPVCLGLPGVLPVVNAQAVEFGILFGLALNCQIAPWTQFHRKSYYYPDMPKNYQISQYDLPIAKDGYLEVEGRRVRIRRIHLEEDAAKSIHPEGAPYSLIDLNRAGAPLIEMVTEPDLRTPEEARSFLVHIRSIAQTLGISDANPEEGKMRADVNVSVRRVGAPLGTKVEIKNLNSFKSVARALEYEIRRQQELLRSGRPVTQATLGWDEAAGKTYVLRLKEEEADYRYFPDPDLPPLVVDEAWLKRLKTAMPELPAEKYARYVRAGVRPYDAEILAYNASLARFFDQALGLYTGNPQTLANLLNAEVAGYLNEQGLEVQATALTPQNLARLAALFERREITNRVLSELLPEVMQGADPVRLVEERGLRAVADEGALRPIVERVVAENPKVVEQVRAGNLKAANALVGPIMRETRGTAKADVVKRMLGEMLGVEL; this is encoded by the coding sequence ATGTCCGAGTTCGAAGCCGTGGTGGGGCTGGAAATCCACCTCCACCTCAAGACCCAGAGCAAGATGTTCTGTGGGTGTGCCGCCGACTACTTCGGCGAGGCGCCCAACACCCGCACCTGCCCGGTCTGTTTGGGGCTTCCAGGGGTGCTGCCGGTGGTCAACGCCCAGGCAGTGGAGTTTGGCATCCTCTTCGGCCTGGCCCTCAACTGCCAGATTGCCCCCTGGACCCAGTTCCACCGCAAAAGCTACTACTACCCGGACATGCCCAAAAACTACCAAATCTCCCAGTACGACCTGCCCATCGCCAAGGACGGCTACCTGGAGGTGGAAGGCCGGCGGGTGCGCATCCGCCGCATCCACTTGGAGGAGGACGCGGCCAAGTCGATCCATCCCGAAGGGGCCCCCTACTCCCTCATCGACCTCAACCGGGCCGGTGCTCCTCTCATCGAGATGGTCACCGAACCCGACCTCCGCACCCCGGAGGAGGCCCGCAGCTTCCTCGTCCACATTCGCTCAATCGCCCAAACCCTGGGCATCTCCGATGCCAACCCGGAAGAGGGCAAGATGCGGGCCGACGTCAACGTCTCGGTTCGACGGGTGGGAGCGCCTTTGGGCACCAAGGTGGAGATCAAGAACCTCAACTCCTTCAAAAGCGTAGCCCGGGCCCTGGAGTACGAGATCCGGCGCCAGCAGGAGCTCCTCCGCAGCGGCCGCCCGGTGACCCAGGCCACCTTGGGCTGGGACGAGGCCGCGGGCAAGACCTACGTGCTCCGGCTCAAGGAGGAGGAGGCCGACTACCGCTACTTCCCCGACCCCGACCTGCCTCCGTTGGTGGTGGACGAGGCCTGGCTGAAGCGGCTCAAAACCGCCATGCCCGAGCTACCGGCGGAGAAGTACGCCCGCTACGTGAGGGCCGGGGTGCGCCCCTACGACGCCGAAATTCTGGCCTACAACGCTTCCCTGGCCCGCTTCTTCGACCAGGCCCTGGGCCTTTATACGGGCAACCCCCAGACCCTGGCCAACCTGCTCAACGCTGAGGTGGCCGGCTACCTCAACGAGCAGGGCCTGGAGGTGCAGGCCACCGCCCTCACCCCCCAGAACCTGGCCCGGCTGGCCGCCCTCTTCGAGCGGCGGGAGATCACCAACCGGGTGCTCTCGGAGCTTTTGCCGGAGGTTATGCAGGGGGCTGACCCGGTGCGGCTGGTGGAGGAGCGGGGCCTGCGGGCGGTGGCCGACGAGGGCGCGCTCAGGCCCATCGTAGAGCGGGTGGTGGCGGAAAACCCCAAAGTGGTGGAGCAGGTGCGTGCGGGGAACCTCAAGGCCGCCAACGCCCTGGTGGGACCTATCATGCGGGAGACCCGGGGCACGGCCAAAGCCGACGTGGTCAAGCGAATGCTGGGGGAGATGCTGGGGGTGGAGCTTTGA
- the purM gene encoding phosphoribosylformylglycinamidine cyclo-ligase, protein MNYQEAGVDIERKARTLQAARRRIEATYTPGVIRGLGAFGGMLAVPELRGLREPVLVASTDGVGTKTLLAAQTGRYEGLGFDLVNHAVNDLLVQGARPLFFMDYIASARLEEAVLAAVLASLAEACRAVGIPLLGGETAEMPGVYQEGALDLAGTIVGVVEREQIVDGTKVQPGDVLLALPSSGLHTNGYSLARRVFAGWDLEAPRGELEGRSLAEALLEPHRCYLEEVSLLQREGVEIRAMAHITGGGVYENLPRVLPEGLGAEIQRGSFPIPPIFQLIREAGQVEEGEMYRVFNMGLGYILVLSPAMAARARALLPQAYPVGYIMEGSGVRVA, encoded by the coding sequence TTGAACTACCAGGAAGCCGGCGTTGACATCGAGCGGAAGGCCCGCACCCTGCAGGCCGCCCGCCGGCGCATCGAGGCCACCTATACCCCGGGGGTGATCCGCGGCCTGGGCGCTTTTGGGGGCATGCTGGCGGTCCCTGAGCTCAGGGGCCTGCGCGAACCGGTGCTGGTGGCCTCCACCGACGGGGTGGGCACCAAGACCCTGCTGGCCGCCCAGACCGGCCGTTACGAGGGCCTGGGCTTTGACCTGGTCAACCACGCGGTGAACGACCTGCTGGTCCAGGGGGCGCGGCCCCTCTTCTTCATGGACTACATCGCCAGCGCCAGGCTGGAGGAAGCGGTGCTCGCTGCAGTGCTGGCCTCGCTGGCCGAGGCTTGCCGGGCGGTGGGCATCCCCCTTTTGGGCGGGGAGACCGCCGAGATGCCGGGGGTCTACCAGGAAGGGGCGCTGGACCTGGCCGGGACCATCGTGGGGGTGGTGGAGCGGGAGCAAATCGTAGACGGCACAAAGGTGCAGCCCGGGGACGTGTTGCTGGCTTTGCCCTCCTCGGGGCTCCACACCAACGGGTACAGCCTGGCCCGCCGGGTATTCGCTGGGTGGGACCTGGAGGCGCCTCGAGGTGAGCTTGAAGGCCGCTCGCTGGCTGAGGCCCTGCTAGAGCCGCACCGCTGCTACCTGGAGGAGGTGAGCCTGCTCCAGCGGGAGGGGGTCGAAATCCGGGCCATGGCCCACATCACCGGCGGGGGGGTCTACGAGAACCTGCCGCGGGTACTGCCCGAGGGGCTCGGGGCCGAGATACAGCGGGGCAGCTTCCCCATCCCCCCCATCTTCCAGCTCATCCGGGAGGCCGGCCAGGTGGAGGAGGGCGAGATGTACCGGGTCTTCAATATGGGTCTTGGTTACATTCTGGTGCTAAGTCCAGCCATGGCCGCCCGGGCCCGGGCCCTACTACCCCAGGCCTACCCGGTGGGATATATCATGGAGGGGTCAGGGGTCCGCGTCGCCTGA
- a CDS encoding histidine phosphatase family protein, producing the protein MKELWLVRHGETPWNAEGRFQGHYDVGLSPEGLRQAYRVAERLAACRHPFDGLYSSDLQRAALTAKPIAEALGLTPVYDPRIREIYAGELQGLLRSESELRYPEFHRAIQQDPWNTRRPGGESMADLAARVEAFLGDLPDGRLLVVTHGGVIRAALKIVLGLDNGAWRRFQIQNTSITRLLYPEGLALSVGDVGHLEAWAEGLMDEVVLS; encoded by the coding sequence ATGAAAGAGCTCTGGCTGGTGCGCCACGGAGAAACCCCCTGGAACGCCGAAGGGCGCTTCCAGGGTCACTACGACGTCGGCCTCTCCCCCGAGGGGCTGCGCCAAGCCTACCGGGTGGCTGAGCGGCTGGCCGCCTGCCGCCACCCCTTCGACGGCCTGTACAGCTCCGACCTGCAGCGGGCGGCCCTAACCGCCAAACCCATCGCCGAGGCCCTGGGTCTCACCCCCGTCTACGACCCCCGCATCCGCGAGATCTACGCTGGAGAGCTGCAAGGTCTTTTGCGCAGCGAAAGCGAGCTGCGCTACCCGGAGTTCCACCGGGCCATCCAGCAGGACCCCTGGAACACCAGGCGCCCCGGGGGAGAGAGCATGGCCGACCTGGCCGCGCGGGTGGAGGCCTTTCTAGGAGACCTGCCCGATGGTCGCTTGCTGGTAGTAACCCATGGGGGGGTGATTCGGGCCGCGCTCAAAATCGTGCTGGGGCTGGACAATGGGGCCTGGCGCAGGTTCCAAATCCAGAACACCTCCATCACCCGCCTCCTCTATCCCGAGGGGCTGGCGCTCTCGGTGGGGGATGTGGGCCATCTGGAGGCCTGGGCCGAGGGGCTCATGGACGAGGTGGTCCTTTCCTAG
- the purD gene encoding phosphoribosylamine--glycine ligase, which yields MKILVVGSGGREHALCWKVAQSPRVTQLYAAPGNPGMAELAECIPWDGDVAWLADWALSEGIDLTLVGPEAPLVEGIADAFQARGLRIFGPTQKAAMIEGSKAYAKGLMQRLGIPTARHRSFSDPLEALAYLEQVGVPIVVKDSGLAAGKGVTVATELQQARQAVLNILSGPERGEVVIESYLEGPEVTVLALTDGVTIRPLLPSQDHKRLLDGDTGPMTGGMGAICPYPLAPGVLKEVEERILRPLVDGLRAEGIVYRGVVYAGLMLTDEGPMVLEFNARFGDPECQALLPLLETDLVELALAVVEGRLHELEPTWRPMASACVVMAAPGYPDAPHKGLPLRLPPRPPQGVLYFQAGTRRSPQGLVTHGGRVLNVVGLGQDLKEALQRAYAGVEAVEFEHAVFRRDIGRKALW from the coding sequence GTGAAAATTCTGGTGGTCGGTTCTGGAGGGCGCGAGCACGCCCTGTGCTGGAAGGTGGCGCAGTCCCCCCGGGTTACCCAGCTCTACGCCGCCCCGGGCAACCCTGGCATGGCCGAGCTGGCCGAGTGCATTCCCTGGGATGGCGATGTGGCCTGGCTGGCGGACTGGGCGCTTTCGGAGGGCATCGACCTGACCCTGGTGGGGCCAGAAGCCCCTTTGGTGGAAGGAATTGCCGATGCCTTCCAGGCCCGGGGGCTGCGCATTTTTGGCCCCACCCAGAAGGCGGCCATGATTGAAGGCTCCAAGGCGTACGCCAAGGGGCTTATGCAACGGCTCGGGATTCCCACTGCCCGCCACCGGAGCTTCAGCGACCCGCTCGAGGCCCTGGCCTATCTGGAACAGGTGGGGGTTCCCATCGTGGTCAAGGACTCGGGGCTGGCCGCGGGCAAGGGGGTGACAGTGGCCACGGAGCTGCAGCAGGCCCGCCAGGCGGTCCTGAACATCCTATCGGGGCCGGAGCGGGGGGAGGTGGTGATTGAGAGCTACCTGGAGGGCCCCGAGGTCACGGTGCTGGCCCTCACCGACGGGGTCACCATAAGACCCCTGCTGCCCTCGCAGGACCACAAGCGGCTGCTGGACGGCGACACCGGGCCCATGACCGGGGGTATGGGGGCCATCTGCCCCTACCCTCTGGCCCCCGGGGTGCTCAAGGAAGTCGAGGAGCGGATCCTGCGGCCGCTGGTGGACGGTCTGCGGGCCGAGGGCATCGTGTACAGGGGAGTGGTCTATGCCGGGCTGATGCTGACCGACGAGGGCCCCATGGTGCTGGAGTTCAACGCCCGCTTCGGCGACCCGGAGTGCCAGGCCCTGCTGCCCTTGCTGGAGACCGACCTGGTCGAGCTGGCGCTGGCGGTGGTGGAGGGGCGGCTGCATGAGCTCGAGCCCACCTGGCGCCCCATGGCCTCGGCCTGCGTGGTCATGGCCGCCCCCGGCTACCCCGACGCCCCCCACAAGGGGCTGCCCCTGCGCCTGCCCCCCAGGCCGCCCCAAGGGGTGCTCTACTTCCAGGCCGGCACCCGCAGGAGCCCCCAGGGGCTCGTGACCCACGGGGGAAGGGTGCTGAATGTGGTGGGGCTGGGGCAGGACCTGAAAGAGGCTTTGCAGCGAGCCTACGCCGGGGTGGAAGCGGTCGAATTCGAACACGCCGTCTTCCGCAGGGACATCGGGCGGAAGGCCCTGTGGTAG
- a CDS encoding polyprenyl synthetase family protein — MTTALSPAEVREAIQAHLLGWLPRPEAASRPELAEYARMLRDYPERGGKMLRGTLLVYTGLAYGAELPHLLPPAAALELFQNWALIHDDIEDASDERRGRPALHKLYGVPLALNAGDALHALQWALLVRAGVSREVLLEFARLVELTAQGQHLEMSWMAQGRFDLEEADYLEMVGQKAAYYTAVAPLRLGALVAGVEPPGAFEAGGMLLGTAFQIVDDALNLKGDPAKYGKEIGGDVWEGKRTLILLRFLRQAPPEERLRAERLLAMPRAQKPASEVAWLHRRLLETGAVEYALGVAEGMLERGLAALWPVLEGAPRQAWGLRTLELLRGLVRREG; from the coding sequence ATGACCACCGCCCTTTCCCCAGCCGAGGTGCGCGAGGCCATCCAGGCTCACCTGCTTGGCTGGCTGCCCCGGCCCGAGGCGGCCTCTCGCCCTGAGCTGGCCGAGTATGCCCGGATGCTGCGCGACTACCCCGAGCGCGGCGGCAAGATGCTGCGGGGCACCTTGCTGGTGTATACCGGGCTGGCCTATGGGGCCGAGCTTCCCCATCTCCTGCCCCCCGCAGCGGCCCTGGAGCTTTTCCAGAACTGGGCCCTAATCCACGACGATATCGAGGACGCCTCCGACGAGCGGCGGGGCCGGCCCGCCCTGCACAAGCTCTATGGGGTGCCCCTGGCTTTGAACGCGGGCGATGCCCTGCACGCCCTGCAGTGGGCCCTGCTGGTCCGGGCCGGGGTGTCTCGGGAGGTGCTGCTGGAGTTTGCCCGTCTGGTGGAGCTTACCGCCCAGGGGCAGCACCTGGAGATGAGCTGGATGGCCCAAGGGCGCTTTGACCTGGAAGAGGCCGACTACCTGGAGATGGTAGGGCAGAAGGCGGCCTACTACACCGCGGTGGCCCCACTGCGGCTTGGGGCCTTGGTGGCCGGGGTGGAGCCCCCAGGGGCTTTTGAGGCCGGGGGGATGCTGTTGGGCACAGCCTTTCAGATTGTGGATGACGCCCTGAACCTAAAGGGCGATCCGGCCAAGTACGGCAAGGAGATTGGGGGCGATGTGTGGGAGGGCAAGCGCACCTTGATTCTCCTGCGCTTTTTGCGCCAGGCCCCGCCGGAGGAGCGCTTGCGGGCCGAGCGGCTGCTGGCCATGCCCCGGGCACAAAAGCCAGCGAGCGAGGTGGCCTGGCTGCACCGCCGCCTGCTCGAGACCGGGGCCGTGGAGTACGCCTTGGGGGTGGCCGAGGGGATGCTCGAGCGGGGGCTGGCGGCTCTTTGGCCGGTATTGGAAGGGGCCCCCCGGCAGGCCTGGGGCCTGCGGACCCTGGAGCTTCTGCGGGGCCTGGTCCGGCGGGAAGGCTAG
- a CDS encoding PspA/IM30 family protein, with protein sequence MGILERLSRLIRANLNDLIRRAEDPEKIIEQALEDMRAALREARMEVAEAMAELRKLEREQQSYAEQAAAWERKAAEALKAEREDLAREALKRKQQAQALAEGFAQQVAQQQALVNQLTTQLKALESKIQESEARKALLIARKKGVEAAETVRRFESKVDAHSAVEAFDEMERRIEAMEDKHKALAELDRNDIEKELERLDANRQVEEDLNRLKRELGLA encoded by the coding sequence ATGGGCATTTTGGAGCGACTCTCCCGCCTGATTCGGGCCAACCTGAACGACCTGATTCGCCGGGCCGAAGACCCCGAGAAGATCATCGAGCAAGCGCTGGAGGACATGCGCGCTGCTCTGCGGGAGGCCCGAATGGAGGTGGCCGAGGCCATGGCCGAACTCAGGAAGCTCGAGCGCGAACAGCAAAGCTACGCCGAGCAGGCCGCAGCCTGGGAGCGCAAGGCCGCCGAGGCCCTCAAGGCCGAGCGGGAGGACCTGGCCCGGGAGGCCCTCAAGCGCAAGCAGCAGGCCCAGGCCTTGGCCGAGGGTTTCGCCCAGCAGGTGGCCCAGCAGCAGGCGCTGGTCAACCAGCTCACCACCCAGCTCAAGGCCCTGGAAAGCAAAATCCAGGAGTCCGAGGCCCGCAAAGCCCTGCTCATCGCCCGCAAGAAAGGGGTGGAGGCCGCCGAGACGGTGCGCCGCTTCGAGTCCAAAGTAGACGCCCACAGCGCGGTGGAGGCCTTCGACGAGATGGAGCGCCGCATAGAAGCCATGGAGGACAAACACAAGGCCCTGGCCGAGCTGGACAGAAACGACATCGAGAAGGAGCTCGAGCGCCTGGACGCCAACCGCCAGGTAGAGGAAGACCTGAACCGCCTGAAGCGGGAGCTGGGCCTGGCCTAG
- the dxs gene encoding 1-deoxy-D-xylulose-5-phosphate synthase, with translation MVLSKVNQPQDLKNLSIQELLQLVEELRSEIIRVCAQNGGHLASSLGAVELIVALHRVFDSPRDRILFDVGHQAYAHKILTGRKEVFHTIRQEGGISGFTKVSESEHDAITVGHASTSLANALGMAIARDTLGQDYHIVAMIGDGALTGGMALAALNVIGERKPRLIMVLNDNKMSISENVGALNRYFREYQTKKWVQDTQKWGRQILEGISPRLFDLVDRAKEAAKLMLHQENPFYAWGIRYVGPVDGHDLPGLIHLLEQIKALEGPTLLHAVTRKGKGYGVAEEDPIYWHGPPGFDPHNPVKVSKGYSWSAAFGDAVTELAYQEPRLFVITPAMREGSGLVRYSQTHPERYLDVGICEDVAATTAAGMALRGLKPILAIYSTFLQRAYDQVIHDIAIENLPVVFAIDRAGIVGGDGATHNGVFDIAYLRTIPNLQIAAPKDALELRAMLKKALELGGPIAIRYPRDNVEKAPEGSWPEIEWGRWEVLKEGRQAYILAFGKTLKYALEAAGDDPEVGVINARFIKPLDRVMLKRLVLEGYKLVTTEDHQRMGGFGSAVLEALNEMGLQADIRVLGLPDRFFDHGSIPRMHREAGIDAPAIRAALAGMGVGARVPSG, from the coding sequence GTGGTTTTATCCAAGGTCAACCAGCCGCAAGACCTCAAAAACCTCTCCATCCAGGAACTCCTCCAGCTCGTCGAGGAACTGCGCAGCGAGATTATTCGGGTCTGCGCCCAAAACGGCGGCCACCTGGCCTCCTCGCTGGGAGCGGTAGAACTTATCGTGGCCCTGCACCGGGTTTTCGACTCCCCCCGCGACCGCATTCTCTTCGATGTGGGCCACCAGGCCTACGCCCACAAAATCCTCACCGGACGCAAGGAGGTGTTCCACACCATCCGCCAAGAAGGGGGCATCTCGGGTTTCACCAAGGTCTCCGAAAGCGAGCACGACGCCATAACCGTGGGGCACGCTTCCACCTCTTTGGCCAACGCCCTGGGCATGGCCATCGCCCGCGACACCCTGGGCCAGGACTACCACATTGTGGCCATGATCGGCGATGGCGCCCTCACCGGCGGCATGGCCCTGGCAGCCCTGAACGTTATCGGCGAGCGGAAACCCCGGCTCATCATGGTCCTGAACGACAACAAGATGAGCATCTCCGAAAACGTAGGGGCCCTCAACCGCTACTTCCGCGAGTACCAGACCAAGAAGTGGGTGCAGGATACCCAGAAGTGGGGCCGCCAGATTCTGGAGGGGATTTCGCCCAGGCTCTTTGACCTGGTGGACCGGGCCAAAGAGGCGGCCAAGCTGATGCTGCACCAGGAAAACCCCTTCTACGCCTGGGGCATCCGCTACGTGGGGCCGGTGGACGGGCACGACCTACCGGGGCTTATCCACCTCCTGGAGCAGATCAAGGCCCTCGAGGGGCCCACCCTGCTCCACGCCGTGACGCGAAAAGGCAAGGGCTACGGGGTGGCCGAGGAGGACCCCATCTACTGGCACGGCCCCCCCGGCTTCGACCCCCACAACCCGGTCAAGGTGAGCAAGGGCTACTCCTGGTCGGCGGCCTTCGGCGATGCGGTAACCGAGCTGGCCTACCAGGAGCCCCGCCTCTTCGTCATTACCCCCGCTATGCGGGAGGGCTCGGGCCTGGTGCGCTACTCCCAGACCCACCCTGAGCGGTACTTGGACGTGGGCATCTGCGAGGACGTGGCCGCCACCACCGCCGCCGGGATGGCCCTCAGGGGGCTGAAGCCGATCCTGGCCATCTATTCCACCTTCTTGCAGCGGGCCTACGACCAGGTAATCCACGACATTGCCATCGAGAACCTGCCGGTGGTCTTCGCCATCGACCGGGCGGGCATCGTGGGGGGGGATGGGGCCACCCACAACGGGGTCTTCGACATCGCCTACCTGCGCACCATCCCCAACCTGCAGATTGCCGCCCCCAAGGATGCCCTGGAGCTCAGGGCCATGCTCAAAAAGGCCCTGGAGCTGGGCGGGCCCATCGCCATCCGCTATCCCCGCGACAACGTGGAGAAAGCCCCGGAAGGGAGCTGGCCCGAGATCGAATGGGGCCGGTGGGAGGTGCTGAAGGAGGGGCGCCAGGCCTACATCCTGGCCTTTGGCAAGACCCTCAAGTACGCCCTGGAGGCCGCTGGCGACGACCCCGAGGTGGGGGTAATCAACGCCCGCTTCATCAAGCCGCTGGACCGGGTGATGCTAAAACGGCTGGTGCTGGAGGGGTACAAGCTGGTTACCACCGAGGACCACCAAAGGATGGGGGGCTTCGGCAGCGCGGTGCTGGAAGCCCTGAACGAGATGGGCCTCCAAGCCGACATACGCGTGCTGGGGCTACCCGACCGCTTCTTTGACCACGGCTCCATCCCCCGGATGCACCGCGAGGCCGGCATCGACGCCCCGGCCATCCGCGCTGCGCTGGCCGGGATGGGGGTGGGGGCCAGGGTCCCCAGCGGATGA
- a CDS encoding MBL fold metallo-hydrolase, which yields MRILPLFARAYLLDTPAGPLLVDSGMPQESRKLLRLLGDVRPAALLLTHHHLDHAGGARLLWELYRLPIYAHPLDIPYLSGRQRRPAFLPIPWLGDYIANRIQPLPEEALRPVEEAEEVLGWRVVHLPGHTPGQIGLLRQGVLLAGDALRVGPRGPQPPPALVNHDTREARRTVEKIARLEVEAVFVGHGPPTTIGAVRTLAERLT from the coding sequence ATGAGGATCCTCCCCCTGTTCGCCCGGGCCTACCTGCTGGACACCCCAGCCGGCCCCCTCCTGGTAGACAGCGGCATGCCCCAGGAAAGCCGCAAGCTCCTCCGCCTGCTGGGGGATGTGCGGCCCGCTGCGCTGCTCCTCACCCACCACCACCTCGACCATGCAGGCGGGGCCCGGCTGCTTTGGGAGCTCTACCGCCTACCCATCTACGCCCATCCTTTGGATATCCCCTACCTCAGCGGGCGGCAGCGCCGCCCCGCCTTTCTTCCCATCCCCTGGCTGGGGGACTACATAGCCAACCGCATCCAGCCACTTCCCGAGGAGGCCCTGCGCCCTGTGGAGGAGGCCGAGGAGGTCCTGGGGTGGCGGGTGGTCCACCTACCGGGCCACACCCCAGGGCAGATTGGGCTGTTGCGCCAGGGAGTTCTGCTTGCCGGCGACGCCCTGCGGGTGGGCCCCCGGGGCCCCCAGCCCCCCCCTGCCTTGGTCAACCACGACACCCGAGAGGCACGGCGCACGGTGGAGAAAATCGCCCGGCTCGAGGTTGAGGCGGTCTTCGTGGGGCATGGCCCCCCTACCACCATTGGGGCCGTGCGGACGCTGGCGGAAAGGCTGACCTGA
- a CDS encoding rhodanese-like domain-containing protein translates to MFGWLGKLLGLGARVPRISPKEAQEKLRAGAIMIDVRTPLERKLLKIPGSQGLPLAELPKRWESLPKDRPIICQCESGQRSLRAAEFLAEKGFEVYNLAGGISAWEAAGLPVKKGSIQR, encoded by the coding sequence ATGTTCGGCTGGCTTGGAAAACTCCTGGGGTTGGGTGCCCGCGTCCCCCGCATCAGCCCCAAAGAGGCCCAGGAAAAGCTCCGGGCGGGCGCCATTATGATCGATGTGCGCACGCCTTTGGAGCGGAAGCTCCTCAAGATACCCGGTTCGCAGGGCCTGCCCCTGGCCGAGCTGCCCAAGCGCTGGGAGAGCCTGCCCAAGGACCGCCCCATCATCTGCCAGTGCGAGAGTGGTCAGCGCAGCCTGCGGGCCGCCGAGTTCCTGGCGGAAAAAGGTTTCGAGGTCTACAACCTGGCCGGGGGTATCTCGGCCTGGGAGGCGGCCGGCTTGCCGGTGAAGAAAGGGAGTATCCAGCGTTAG
- a CDS encoding thioredoxin family protein encodes MFLDEKIQSQVRSMLAPIQKPVEMVVFTTSGITLPGQEVGLQEETLGLLREVAALNPNLSVEQRSINSDPEAQALELSYAPTVLLREKGSSRHNIRFLGLPAGYEFSTLLETLLMLGTGESRLGEKSQAELQKVTSPVRMQAFVTPTCPYCPQAVLATYKLAYHNPHIIAEGVEANEFPILSRRYNISSVPDTIITGTTQQRILGGQPERVFVEAAIKASTGVMA; translated from the coding sequence ATGTTTTTAGACGAGAAGATCCAATCCCAGGTGCGCAGCATGCTGGCCCCCATCCAAAAGCCGGTGGAGATGGTGGTCTTTACCACCTCGGGCATCACCCTGCCCGGGCAGGAGGTGGGGCTGCAGGAGGAAACCCTGGGCTTGCTTAGGGAGGTGGCGGCCCTGAACCCTAACCTGAGCGTGGAGCAGCGCTCCATCAACTCCGATCCCGAGGCCCAAGCCCTGGAGCTCAGCTACGCCCCCACGGTTTTGCTGCGGGAAAAGGGCTCGAGCCGCCACAACATCCGCTTCCTGGGCCTGCCAGCAGGGTACGAGTTCAGCACCCTGCTCGAGACCCTCCTTATGCTGGGCACCGGGGAGAGCCGGCTTGGGGAAAAGTCGCAGGCCGAGCTGCAGAAGGTCACCAGCCCGGTGCGGATGCAGGCCTTCGTAACCCCCACCTGCCCCTACTGCCCCCAGGCCGTGCTGGCCACCTACAAGCTGGCCTACCACAACCCCCATATCATCGCCGAAGGGGTAGAGGCCAACGAGTTTCCCATCCTCTCCCGCCGCTACAACATCTCCAGCGTGCCCGACACCATCATCACCGGCACCACCCAGCAGCGCATCCTGGGCGGCCAGCCCGAGCGGGTCTTCGTAGAAGCGGCCATCAAAGCCAGTACGGGGGTCATGGCATGA
- a CDS encoding rhodanese-like domain-containing protein produces the protein MRAWLFLALLGLGLGLAQPRIVGVEDLRAVLGNPKVFIIDVRTPQEFAQGHVQGAVNWPLQEIERWWSKVPKDREVYIYCNTQNRSGAAVQYLMSRGYQNLRMVHGGIQAWMARRYPLAR, from the coding sequence ATGAGGGCGTGGCTGTTCCTGGCTCTCCTGGGTCTGGGGCTCGGGCTGGCCCAGCCCCGCATCGTCGGCGTGGAGGACCTAAGAGCAGTGCTCGGCAACCCCAAGGTCTTCATCATCGACGTGCGCACCCCCCAGGAGTTCGCCCAGGGGCATGTGCAGGGGGCGGTCAACTGGCCCTTGCAGGAAATCGAGCGCTGGTGGAGCAAAGTGCCCAAGGACCGCGAGGTCTACATCTACTGCAACACCCAGAACCGCAGCGGCGCAGCAGTACAGTACCTGATGAGCCGGGGCTATCAGAACCTGCGGATGGTGCACGGCGGCATCCAGGCCTGGATGGCCCGCCGGTACCCCCTTGCCCGCTAG